One window of the Pyrus communis chromosome 17, drPyrComm1.1, whole genome shotgun sequence genome contains the following:
- the LOC137722695 gene encoding protein NLP9-like, with product MDYHFLPKDKGNNHWASAGAAVENLASFDGGTTIQIPEDMFNNISELMNFDTYSGWCSPAATDQIAASLGVPSCTSVTYAPFYALNFVEPNGEQSGAGTFNVGENFSCGDKIVFDQMGTPQYGVSTDSDEANDSAIKLNNSSFQHNNPMDMERYMIYRPPGLSLNEKMLKALSMFKETSGGGILAQLWVPMKHGDQYLLSTCEQPYLLDHILAGYREVSRMFTFSTKGKQSSILGLPGRVFVSKIPEWTSNVIFYNKTEYLRVDYAANHQVRGSIALPIFDFDMEMSCCAVLELVSTKAKPNFDTEMEIVCGALQAVNLRTNAPLRLLPQCLSENQRAALTEISDVLRVVCHAHLLPLAMTWIPCCYSEGNGDEIKRVRAKGGITNSNEKCIICIEETACYVNDSRMQGFVHACAEHHLEEGEGIAGKALQSNHPFFINDVKVYDICEYPLVHHARKYGLNAAVAIRLRSTYTGDDDYILEFFLPVNVKGSTEQQLLLNNLSGTMQKICKSLRTASDAELVGLEGTNTRFPQRHSRTTLSDSEMKSAKNVTFNVFNRKNGEIKRHNPPGKAPSGSRRQVEKKRTTTGKNVSLSVLQQYFSGSLKDAAKSIGVCPTTLKRICRQHGITKWPSRKISKVNRSLEKIQTVLDSVQGVDGGLKYDPTTGGFVATGSIIQEVDAPQNILFPKKNLHVENSEPVTQDLVSVSSLSINNGEILTVKLGKDGSCVPTSHENEVKNQSIPLMPQGDSKPIAIDFGSCDPTNRGTTPDTKGSYLAKEVNNWGYTQNSDCHFVSQSSGFLVATDEMDMGVHGNGGIVEYNQHSSSSLTDSSIGFDSIMQGYSSSSQSFEEHKHPQVETTTGENGSKIIVKATYIEDIIRFKFEPSLGCLQLYEEVAKRLKLQNGTFQLRYLDDEEQWVMLVCDADLQECLEIMDDIGTRCVKFLVRDITFGMGSSGSSNFLG from the exons ATGGATTATCACTTTTTGCCTAAAGATAAGGGAAACAATCATTGGGCATCTGCCGGAGCTGCGGTTGAGAATTTGGCATCTTTTGATGGTGGAACAACGATCCAGATCCCAGAGGATATGTTTAATAACATTTCTGAGCTTATGAACTTTGATACTTATTCTGGATGGTGCAGCCCAGCAGCAACGGACCAGATTGCAGCTTCTTTAGGGGTGCCATCATGTACATCAGTGACCTATGCACCTTTTTACGCCTTGAATTTTGTAGAACCGAATGGTGAGCAAAGTGGTGCTGGAACTTTCAACGTCGGGGAAAATTTCAGTTGTGGAGACAAAATTGTGTTTGATCAAATGGGGACCCCCCAATATGGGGTGTCAACTGATTCCGATGAGGCTAATGACTCAGCTATTAAGTTAAACAATAGTTCTTTTCAACACAATAATCCCATGGACATGGAAAGGTATATGATCTATAGGCCACCTGGGTTGTCACTTAATGAGAAGATGCTTAAGGCACTGTCGATGTTTAAAGAGACTTCCGGTGGGGGTATTTTAGCGCAATTATGGGTTCCCATGAAGCATGGTGATCAGTACTTATTAAGCACTTGTGAGCAACCCTATTTGCTTGACCATATTCTTGCAGGGTATCGTGAAGTCTCAAGGATGTTTACATTCTCTACAAAAGGAAAACAGAGTTCTATTTTGGGTCTTCCTGGCCGTGTATTTGTCTCCAAAATTCCAGAGTGGACTTCAAACGTTATTTTTTACAATAAGACTGAGTACCTACGGGTGGATTATGCAGCTAATCATCAAGTTCGTGGATCAATTGCTTTACCGATTTTTGATTTTGACATGGAAATGTCCTGCTGCGCTGTATTGGAACTCGTCAGTACAAAAGCGAAGCCCAATTTTGATACGGAGATGGAAATAGTTTGCGGTGCACTCCAG GCCGTTAATTTGAGGACCAATGCGCCTCTTCGACTTCTTCCCCAG TGCCTCTCAGAGAACCAAAGAGCTGCTTTAACTGAAATAAGTGATGTCTTACGGGTTGTATGTCATGCGCATTTATTGCCATTGGCTATGACCTGGATTCCTTGTTGCTACTCTGAGGGTAATGGTGATGAAATTAAAAGAGTACGTGCCAAAGGGGGTATTACAAATTCAAATGAGAAATGTATAATATGCATCGAGGAAACAGCTTGTTATGTAAATGATAGCAGAATGCAAGGCTTTGTGCATGCATGTGCAGAACATCATCTTGAGGAAGGGGAGGGAATTGCTGGGAAAGCACTTCAATCAAATCATCCGTTCTTCATTAATGATGTTAAGGTGTATGATATATGTGAATATCCACTTGTTCATCATGCACGCAAGTATGGTTTGAATGCCGCCGTTGCAATCAGGCTAAGGAGCACCTACACCGGTGATGATGACTATATATTGGAGTTTTTTCTCCCTGTCAATGTCAAGGGGAGTACAGAACAACAACTTCTGTTAAACAACCTCTCAGGTACCATGCAGAAAATTTGTAAAAGTTTAAGGACAGCTTCAGATGCAGAATTAGTTGGGTTAGAAGGCACCAACACTAGGTTCCCACAGAGGCATTCTCGGACAACACTGTCAGATAGTGAAATGAAATCAGCGAAGAATGTCACCTTTAATGTTTTTAATCGAAAAAATGGGGAAATCAAAAGACATAATCCTCCTGGAAAG GCACCGAGTGGATCAAGAAGGCAGGTGGAGAAAAAGCGAACTACAACAGGGAAAAATGTGAGCTTGAGTGTTTTACAGCAATACTTCTCTGGTAGTCTCAAGGATGCTGCAAAAAGTATAGGAG TTTGCCCCACTACGCTAAAAAGGATATGCAGACAACATGGTATCACGAAATGGCCATCTCGTAAAATAAGTAAGGTGAACCGTTCATTGGAGAAAATACAGACTGTGCTTGATTCTGTTCAGGGGGTGGATGGAGGATTGAAGTATGACCCAACTACTGGGGGGTTTGTGGCAACGGGATCCATCATCCAAGAAGTTGATGCGCCccaaaatattttatttcccAAGAAGAATCTGCATGTTGAGAACTCTGAACCAGTTACCCAAGATCTTGTTTCAGTATCTTCGTTGTCTATCAATAATGGTGAGATTTTGACTGTTAAGTTGGGAAAGGATGGAAGTTGTGTTCCAACTTCTCATGAGAATGAGGTAAAAAATCAGAGCATCCCTCTCATGCCTCAAGGGGATTCCAAGCCCATTGCAATAGATTTTGGGTCATGTGATCCTACTAACCGTGGGACAACACCTGATACAAAGGGCTCTTATCTTGCAAAAGAAGTTAATAACTGGGGTTACACTCAGAACTCTGACTGCCACTTTGTGTCTCAGAGCTCAGGCTTCTTGGTTGCTACTGATGAGATGGATATGGGAGTACATGGAAATGGTGGAATTGTTGAATATAACCAGCATAGTTCTTCGAGCTTGACAGATTCATCAATTGGCTTTGATTCAATAATGCAGGGCTACTCATCAAGCTCTCAGAGCTTTGAGGAGCATAAGCACCCACAAGTCGAGACAACCACTGGTGAGAATGGGTCAAAGATAATTGTGAAAGCTACTTATATAGAGGATATAATCAGGTTCAAGTTTGAGCCTTCTCTTGGGTGCCTTCAACTGTATGAAGAGGTTGCAAAGAGGTTGAAGTTGCAAAATGGGACATTCCAACTTAGGTATTTGGATGACGAAGAGCAATGGGTGATGTTAGTCTGTGATGCAGATTTGCAGGAGTGTCTTGAGATAATGGATGACATCGGGACACGTTGTGTGAAGTTCCTGGTCCGTGATATAACTTTTGGCATGGGCAGTTCTGGCAGTAGCAACTTTCTAGGGTAA
- the LOC137723476 gene encoding ABC transporter G family member 20-like yields MELIDFNPRPRGLNPTLAELLQWVEEAESSNNSPYDHVLQLGYGCTSVPSSYPFVLSFTNLTYSVKVRRKMTLVPSCFKRKRKMAEIKLGMDNNTNTKVLLNGISGEAREGEIMAVLGASGSGKSTLIDALANRISKDSLKGSITLNGEALDSRLLKVISAYVMQDDLLFPMLTVEETLMFSAEFRLPRSLSKSKKKARVQALIDQLGLRNAAKTVIGDEGHRGVSGGERRRVSIGIDIIHDPIVLFLDEPTSGLDSTSAYMVVKVLQRIAQSGSIVVMSIHQPSYRILSLLDRLIFLSHGQTVYSDSRANLPVFFGEFGHPIPETENRTEFALDLIRELEETPGGTKSLVEFNKSWQITKNQQKQRANQNNLMINSKCKPKLSLKDAISASISRGKLVSGAPNDSNLSSSVPTFANPSWIEMAVISKRSLTNSRRMPELFGIRLGAVLVTGIILATMFWHLDSSPKGIKERLGFFAFTMSTTFYTCAEAIPSFLQERYIFMRETAYNAYRRSSYVLAHSLISIPSLAFLSLTFAATTFWAVGLAGGLHGFLFFFFTIFAAFWAGSSFVTFLSGVVTHVMLGYTVVVAILAYFLLFSGFFISRDKIPPYWLWFHYMSLVKYPYEGALQNEFDDPIKCFVTGTQMFDNSPLGAFPVAMKLKLLKSMSTTLGVNITASTCVTTGADILKQQGITDLNKWSCLWITIALGFFFRILFYLTLLLGSKNKRR; encoded by the exons ATGGAGCTCATAGATTTCAACCCGAGACCCCGGGGCCTAAACCCTACCCTCGCCGAGCTCCTCCAGTGGGTCGAAGAGGCGGAGAGTTCCAACAACTCTCCTTATGATCATGTTCTTCAGTTAGGGTACGGTTGCACCTCCGTGCCTTCCTCCTATCCCTTTGTCCTCTCATTCACTAATCTCACGTACAGCGTAAAAGTCCGGCGCAAAATGACCTTAGTACCCTCCTGTTTCAAAAGGAAACGAAAAATGGCAGAGATTAAACTGGGCATGgacaacaacacaaacacaaaagttTTGCTCAATGGTATATCCGGCGAGGCCAGAGAAGGCGAGATCATGGCGGTTCTTGGAGCAAGCGGGTCGGGAAAATCAACCCTCATCGATGCTTTAGCGAATAGAATCTCCAAGGACAGCTTAAAAGGCTCGATCACACTAAACGGGGAGGCCTTAGACTCAAGGCTCTTGAAAGTCATATCAGCTTATGTCATGCAAGATGATCTTTTGTTCCCAATGCTTACGGTTGAAGAAACTCTCATGTTCTCAGCCGAATTTCGGCTTCCTCGGAGTCTATCAAAGTCCAAGAAGAAAGCCCGAGTTCAAGCTCTGATCGACCAACTTGGTCTTCGAAATGCCGCCAAGACTGTGATCGGCGACGAGGGACATCGAGGCGTCTCAGGAGGCGAAAGAAGGCGAGTTTCGATTGGAATCGACATAATTCACGACCCCATTGTTCTGTTTCTTGATGAGCCGACCTCCGGGCTTGATTCGACGAGTGCTTATATGGTGGTGAAGGTTTTGCAGCGCATAGCGCAGAGTGGGAGCATTGTGGTCATGTCTATTCACCAACCTAGTTACAGAATATTGAGCTTGTTGGACCGGTTGATTTTCTTGTCACATGGACAGACTGTGTACAGTGATTCGCGGGCTAATCTTCCAGTGTTTTTCGGAGAGTTTGGGCATCCGATTCCTGAGACTGAGAATCGGACTGAGTTCGCTCTCGACCTCATTCGAGAGCTCGAGGAAACCCCAG GTGGAACTAAGAGCTTGGTGGAATTCAACAAATCATGGCAGATCACCAAGAACCAACAAAAACAACGAGCAAACCAAAACAACTTGATGATCAACTCCAAGTGCAAGCCAAAGCTTTCTCTCAAAGATGCAATTAGTGCAAGCATCTCAAGAGGCAAACTAGTCTCCGGAGCACCAAATGACTCGAACCTCTCCTCCTCAGTCCCCACATTTGCCAACCCTTCTTGGATTGAAATGGCAGTCATCTCCAAACGCTCCCTCACAAACTCCCGAAGAATGCCCGAACTCTTCGGCATTCGCCTAGGCGCTGTCCTCGTCACGGGCATCATCCTAGCCACCATGTTTTGGCACCTAGACAGTTCCccaaaaggcatcaaagagcgCTTAGGGTTCTTCGCATTCACCATGTCCACCACATTCTACACTTGCGCTGAGGCCATCCCCAGCTTCCTCCAAGAACGCTACATTTTCATGCGCGAAACCGCATACAATGCCTACCGCCGGTCCTCATACGTCCTAGCTCATTCCCTAATCTCCATTCCCTCCCTAGCCTTCCTCTCCTTAACCTTTGCCGCCACGACCTTCTGGGCCGTGGGGCTCGCTGGCGGGCTCCAtggcttcctcttcttctttttcactaTTTTCGCGGCCTTCTGGGCCGGAAGCTCATTCGTCACATTCCTGTCAGGCGTCGTGACACATGTCATGTTGGGGTACACAGTTGTGGTGGCAATTCTAGCCTACTTCCTACTCTTTAGTGGATTCTTCATAAGTAGAGATAAAATCCCACCCTATTGGCTTTGGTTTCACTACATGTCCCTAGTCAAGTACCCATATGAGGGTGCTTTGCAAAACGAGTTTGATGATCCAATCAAGTGCTTCGTGACGGGCACCCAGATGTTCGACAACTCACCACTAGGAGCCTTCCCGGTGGCGATGAAGTTGAAGCTTCTCAAGAGCATGAGCACAACTTTGGGCGTGAACATCACGGCGTCCACCTGCGTGACCACCGGAGCAGATATACTGAAGCAACAAGGGATCACGGACCTCAATAAATGGAGTTGCTTGTGGATCACCATTGCTTTGGGGTTCTTCTTTAGGATTCTCTTTTACCTTACCTTGTTGTTGGGCAGTAAAAATAAGAGGAGGTAA